One Gemmatimonadota bacterium DNA window includes the following coding sequences:
- a CDS encoding protein-L-isoaspartate(D-aspartate) O-methyltransferase: MVEVILDKSPMVTDGAVIRAMMDAPRHVFVHEQTRRIAYDDTPLPIGLGQTISQPYIVAYMTELLEIGPASKVLEIGTGSGYQAAVLAHITPHVYTMEIIEPLLDRARGLLAEEGYDAVQTRHGDGYFGWPEAGPYDAIIVTCAAGHLPPLLWSQLKPGGRIVIPIGEMTGVQRLVVVRKTADGERTSRTVMPVRFVPMTGRVEQ; encoded by the coding sequence ATGGTCGAGGTGATCCTGGACAAGTCGCCCATGGTCACGGACGGGGCCGTAATCCGGGCCATGATGGACGCCCCCCGCCACGTGTTCGTCCACGAGCAGACGCGGCGCATCGCTTACGACGATACGCCCCTGCCCATCGGGCTCGGGCAGACCATCTCCCAGCCCTACATCGTGGCGTACATGACCGAGTTACTCGAAATCGGTCCGGCTTCGAAGGTGCTTGAGATCGGTACCGGATCGGGCTACCAGGCCGCCGTGCTCGCCCACATAACGCCCCACGTGTATACCATGGAGATCATCGAACCCCTGCTGGACCGGGCCCGCGGGCTGCTCGCCGAGGAGGGGTATGACGCCGTTCAAACGCGCCACGGGGACGGTTATTTCGGCTGGCCGGAGGCGGGGCCCTACGACGCCATCATCGTCACCTGCGCGGCCGGGCATCTGCCGCCGCTCCTGTGGTCCCAGCTCAAGCCCGGCGGCCGTATCGTCATTCCCATCGGCGAGATGACGGGTGTGCAGCGGCTCGTCGTCGTCCGCAAGACGGCGGACGGAGAGCGGACCTCACGCACCGTGATGCCCGTTCGCTTCGTGCCCATGACCGGCCGGGTCGAACAGTGA
- a CDS encoding aminotransferase class I/II-fold pyridoxal phosphate-dependent enzyme — protein MSNTPYRLHYNENPLGPSPLVMDRIREHLTGLSLYPPRDDEALRNRLAAFYGKGVTPAHLFTTYSGSEALDLIARVFLAPGDEVIVCGPTFHVYERTAAWQGAKVVDVPLDGEDFSVRIDAVMEAVTTRTRLVYLGNPNNPTGSIVTRDDMDRLHEGLPGSVTLVADEVYHQFVTHPDYPDSPAGAVAGRNVIVLHSFSKVYGLAGLRVGVVISRPDIVERLAGLRRTFHLGSLEMEAAVAAIGDQDHVAQSVALAEQGKKTLYAVFDRLGVACWPSEGNFVLFQTPIPADEFADRMAGRGILVGSGSRFGLTHSIRVSVGLPAANEAFISALESILIDHRQTV, from the coding sequence ATGTCGAATACTCCCTACCGACTGCATTACAACGAGAACCCGCTCGGTCCGTCCCCGTTGGTGATGGACCGGATCAGGGAACACCTGACCGGCCTCAGCCTCTATCCGCCCAGGGACGATGAAGCGCTGAGAAACCGCCTAGCGGCGTTCTACGGCAAAGGCGTGACGCCCGCCCACCTGTTCACGACCTACAGCGGCTCCGAAGCCCTGGACCTCATCGCCCGGGTCTTCCTGGCGCCCGGCGACGAGGTGATTGTTTGCGGGCCCACGTTCCACGTATACGAACGGACCGCCGCGTGGCAGGGCGCGAAGGTCGTCGACGTACCCCTGGACGGCGAGGATTTCAGCGTCCGGATCGACGCGGTCATGGAGGCGGTGACAACGCGGACGCGCCTGGTCTACCTGGGCAATCCCAACAATCCGACGGGATCCATCGTTACCCGGGACGACATGGACCGGCTTCACGAGGGCCTGCCCGGCAGCGTGACCCTGGTTGCCGACGAGGTGTACCACCAGTTCGTGACCCATCCGGACTATCCGGATTCGCCCGCCGGTGCCGTAGCCGGGCGCAACGTGATTGTGCTGCATTCATTTTCGAAGGTCTACGGGTTGGCCGGCCTTCGCGTCGGTGTGGTCATTTCCCGTCCCGACATCGTCGAACGCCTGGCGGGACTTCGCCGTACCTTCCACCTGGGTTCGCTCGAGATGGAGGCGGCCGTCGCGGCCATCGGGGACCAGGACCATGTCGCGCAATCCGTGGCGCTGGCCGAGCAGGGCAAGAAAACGCTCTACGCGGTCTTCGACCGGCTCGGCGTCGCCTGCTGGCCGAGCGAAGGCAACTTCGTGCTTTTCCAAACGCCGATTCCGGCCGACGAGTTCGCGGACCGCATGGCCGGCCGGGGCATACTCGTGGGATCGGGCAGCCGTTTCGGCCTGACGCACAGCATCCGGGTCAGCGTCGGGCTTCCGGCGGCGAACGAGGCGTTCATATCGGCGCTGGAGAGCATCCTGATCGACCACAGGCAGACCGTATAG
- a CDS encoding aspartate aminotransferase family protein: MSQSALIERAERVFVGGGNGEFRLPPEANLVVTRGEGATIHDTAGKTYIDFLLGSGPMILGHAHPEVVEAVTRQVARGTTFMALNEPAIELAERVADASPCGEKVRLVITGSESMQFALRAARAFTGRDRCLRFEGGWHGVSDAALHGARTLHPGAYPGTLPDGGGIPRSWSADMLAVPFNDVERATEVVERHHGELAAIVIEPLQRCILPRPGFFEAIRALCDRYGIVLIFDEIVTGFRMAWGGAQERYGVTADLAAYGKTISGGYPLAAMCGRTDVMDVMNGWRPADDPKRVIASGTFNGYPVGAVAGLATLDVLGRPGTYERLFAMGDRITREITAIGARHSIPLLVGGEGPVLQVLFTGEREIVDYGSMFRADKEKAFVFGVEMIKRGLFVSPYEKIYLSLVHTDDHIDRLLESAEEVLRDVIAKMD; encoded by the coding sequence ATGTCGCAATCCGCATTGATCGAACGGGCCGAACGGGTCTTCGTGGGCGGAGGGAACGGGGAATTCCGCCTGCCGCCTGAAGCCAACCTGGTCGTGACCCGCGGAGAAGGCGCAACGATTCACGACACCGCGGGAAAGACGTACATCGACTTTCTCCTGGGATCCGGCCCGATGATCCTCGGTCACGCCCATCCCGAAGTGGTGGAGGCGGTGACCCGCCAGGTTGCGCGCGGCACGACCTTCATGGCCCTCAACGAACCGGCCATCGAGCTGGCCGAACGGGTGGCCGACGCCTCGCCCTGCGGGGAGAAGGTCCGCCTGGTGATCACCGGTTCCGAATCGATGCAGTTCGCCCTGCGGGCCGCCCGGGCCTTCACGGGCCGCGACCGTTGCCTGCGTTTTGAAGGGGGCTGGCACGGCGTGAGCGATGCGGCGCTGCACGGGGCGCGGACTTTGCATCCCGGCGCCTACCCCGGCACGTTGCCGGATGGTGGCGGCATTCCCCGGAGCTGGTCGGCGGACATGCTCGCCGTGCCCTTCAACGACGTGGAACGGGCTACCGAAGTCGTGGAACGCCACCACGGGGAACTTGCCGCGATCGTCATCGAGCCCCTCCAGCGGTGCATCCTGCCCCGGCCGGGTTTCTTCGAGGCGATCCGGGCATTGTGCGACCGGTACGGCATCGTCCTCATTTTCGACGAGATCGTCACAGGTTTCCGCATGGCTTGGGGCGGGGCGCAGGAACGCTACGGCGTGACCGCGGATCTGGCGGCCTACGGAAAGACGATCAGCGGCGGCTATCCCCTGGCCGCCATGTGCGGACGGACCGACGTGATGGACGTCATGAACGGCTGGCGCCCTGCGGACGATCCGAAGCGGGTCATCGCCTCCGGCACCTTCAACGGCTATCCCGTGGGCGCCGTCGCCGGGCTGGCCACCCTCGACGTGCTGGGACGTCCAGGGACCTACGAGCGGCTCTTCGCCATGGGCGACCGCATCACCCGGGAGATCACGGCCATAGGAGCGCGGCATTCGATCCCCCTGCTCGTCGGCGGCGAAGGCCCCGTGCTCCAGGTGCTGTTCACCGGGGAGCGGGAGATCGTCGATTACGGGTCCATGTTCCGCGCCGACAAGGAGAAGGCCTTCGTCTTCGGCGTCGAGATGATCAAGCGGGGGCTCTTCGTCAGCCCCTACGAGAAGATCTACCTGTCCCTCGTGCACACGGACGACCACATCGACCGGCTTCTCGAGTCGGCGGAAGAGGTGCTGCGGGACGTGATCGCAAAAATGGATTGA
- a CDS encoding PP2C family protein-serine/threonine phosphatase, with protein MPLHRSGSGRKTSQHLQEIPLMNGETLKNSRSGRIIHRMLKWLVPDTWMKRCTCAGLAMAALSLLHLLIWQGVGTWLLVPTIILLTASICYYTWKMLSWLRNRLLWRVRNRILVSFIFAGLAPLCIASSISVLVGWLWIGTLGTNLVARQIEETTDRLDHLPLEIQLALLKTAPDGGLMFDRIVNETVRDNPELSGLSIRVFEDGRPVHASLPSNTPEPLPDWVLREDHFANVVYDSLPDGRSTLSFRAGDSVEIRGRNLYVLASMPLGDAFRTKIWEELGAQITYRADPLMGEFFLLERPPSEVEWRQLPLLGALPVPWVLTFAARDWGLGANSAAVLGLDLDPIHVLEATVSADMLLSGIPLLYIIIILCTVLVCFELISFMIGLLVSRRITSAVRGLYEGTEAIRAGRTDFRVEEKARDQLGELGRSFNTMAHSIEMLMDEEREKERIETELSMAREVQARFIPNVPPQRGPLELAGAWIPARTVSGDYYDFIEHRDRMLDIVVGDISGKGISAALMMAGLQASLRSQALDPALEGSPDRLSRLMSRLNIYLCHSTAPERFATVFICTYHMETSRLNYCCAGHNPPLLLRNGSDDVALLESGGYPIGLFPEAEYEDSSVSVDPGDLFAVYTDGITDALNREEEDFGEARLRRVLSRNRDRSSEEILERILASVRDFSLGVEQFDDQTAVIGRVR; from the coding sequence ATGCCGCTTCACAGGTCCGGGAGCGGACGAAAAACATCCCAACACCTTCAAGAAATACCGCTCATGAACGGCGAAACACTCAAAAACTCGCGATCCGGCCGTATCATCCACAGGATGTTGAAGTGGCTGGTCCCGGACACCTGGATGAAGCGCTGTACCTGTGCGGGACTGGCCATGGCGGCGTTGTCCTTGTTGCACCTTTTAATCTGGCAGGGTGTGGGCACCTGGCTCCTCGTGCCGACGATCATCCTTCTAACCGCCAGCATTTGCTACTACACCTGGAAGATGCTTTCGTGGCTCCGGAATCGTCTGCTGTGGAGAGTCCGGAACCGGATTCTCGTTTCGTTTATCTTCGCCGGTCTCGCGCCCCTTTGTATAGCCTCCTCGATCAGTGTTCTTGTCGGATGGCTCTGGATCGGAACCCTTGGTACCAATCTGGTCGCCCGCCAAATCGAAGAGACGACCGACCGGCTCGATCATCTGCCGCTTGAAATACAATTGGCTCTTTTAAAAACGGCCCCGGACGGTGGACTGATGTTCGATAGGATCGTGAACGAAACTGTACGGGACAATCCGGAACTTTCCGGCCTGTCGATTCGTGTATTCGAGGATGGTCGTCCGGTGCATGCATCGCTACCTTCCAACACGCCGGAACCACTCCCGGACTGGGTGCTCCGGGAGGACCATTTCGCCAACGTGGTATACGACAGCCTGCCCGATGGCCGTTCCACGCTGTCCTTTCGCGCCGGCGACTCGGTGGAGATCCGCGGACGGAACCTGTACGTACTCGCTTCCATGCCCCTGGGGGACGCCTTCCGGACAAAGATCTGGGAGGAACTCGGCGCACAGATCACGTATCGGGCCGATCCTCTTATGGGGGAGTTCTTCTTATTGGAGCGTCCTCCCTCGGAAGTGGAATGGCGCCAGTTGCCGCTTTTGGGGGCGCTTCCCGTGCCGTGGGTTCTTACCTTCGCCGCCAGGGACTGGGGTCTCGGTGCGAACAGCGCGGCGGTACTGGGCCTGGATCTGGATCCGATACACGTACTCGAGGCCACCGTCAGCGCAGACATGTTGCTGTCCGGTATTCCTTTACTGTACATAATCATCATCTTATGCACGGTACTCGTTTGCTTCGAACTGATCTCCTTCATGATCGGACTGCTCGTCTCACGGCGGATTACTTCGGCGGTGCGCGGGCTGTACGAGGGCACGGAAGCCATTCGCGCAGGCAGGACGGACTTCCGCGTGGAAGAAAAGGCGCGGGATCAGCTTGGCGAACTCGGCCGTTCCTTCAACACCATGGCGCATAGCATCGAGATGCTGATGGATGAAGAAAGAGAAAAGGAGCGCATCGAAACGGAACTGTCCATGGCCCGGGAGGTGCAGGCCCGTTTCATTCCCAATGTGCCGCCGCAGCGGGGTCCCCTCGAACTGGCCGGCGCCTGGATCCCCGCCCGCACGGTCAGCGGCGACTACTATGACTTCATCGAACACCGGGACCGGATGCTGGATATCGTGGTCGGCGACATCTCGGGCAAGGGCATATCGGCGGCACTCATGATGGCCGGTCTGCAGGCATCTCTGCGTTCCCAGGCGCTGGACCCCGCGCTGGAAGGAAGCCCGGACCGGTTGTCCAGGCTGATGTCCCGCCTCAACATCTACCTGTGCCACAGCACGGCGCCGGAACGATTCGCCACGGTTTTCATCTGCACGTACCACATGGAGACGTCGCGGCTGAATTACTGCTGCGCCGGGCACAATCCACCGCTGCTCCTGCGCAACGGCAGCGATGATGTCGCACTGCTTGAAAGCGGCGGATACCCGATCGGTTTGTTTCCGGAAGCGGAATACGAAGATTCCTCCGTCAGCGTCGATCCGGGAGATCTCTTCGCGGTCTATACCGACGGCATCACGGATGCGCTCAACCGGGAGGAAGAAGACTTCGGGGAAGCCCGCCTACGCCGGGTTCTTTCACGGAACCGCGACCGGTCCAGCGAGGAGATCCTGGAACGGATCCTCGCCTCCGTCCGCGACTTCTCCCTCGGCGTGGAACAGTTCGATGACCAGACCGCCGTCATCGGCCGCGTACGCTGA
- a CDS encoding NAD(P)-dependent oxidoreductase, whose translation MKNVLLLGASGNIAPFIIPGLEPHYNLRLADIRPHPHGKPIMHVDMGDYGQVLEAARGMDAIMNWTVVRQDPVASFAVSVRGAWHVMKAAAELGIEKILHTGPEIIIPGYLHDHDIGDVPQAPGTAYYMLTKHLAMEICKIYARKYRIHTVCYQFNGLGPMPEEQVRNADHPPFTIVYDDLVEACRLALEIEEVPDYFQAFNMGSYLQQGKYTIDKARRILGYEPRTNPQRFYRRSVVAE comes from the coding sequence ATGAAAAACGTCCTCCTCCTGGGCGCCTCCGGCAATATCGCGCCTTTCATCATCCCCGGCCTCGAACCACACTACAACCTGCGCCTGGCCGATATCCGGCCCCATCCGCACGGCAAGCCCATCATGCACGTGGACATGGGCGACTACGGACAGGTGCTGGAAGCGGCCCGCGGCATGGACGCGATCATGAACTGGACCGTGGTCCGGCAGGACCCGGTGGCGAGTTTCGCCGTGTCCGTCCGGGGCGCCTGGCACGTGATGAAGGCGGCGGCGGAGCTCGGAATAGAGAAGATCTTGCACACGGGCCCGGAGATCATCATCCCCGGCTACCTTCACGACCACGACATCGGCGACGTGCCCCAGGCGCCGGGCACGGCTTACTATATGCTGACCAAGCACCTGGCCATGGAGATCTGCAAGATATACGCCCGCAAGTACCGTATACACACCGTGTGCTACCAGTTCAACGGACTGGGCCCCATGCCCGAAGAGCAGGTCAGGAACGCCGACCATCCGCCCTTCACCATCGTCTACGACGACCTGGTGGAGGCCTGCCGGCTGGCGCTGGAGATCGAAGAGGTGCCGGACTATTTCCAGGCCTTCAACATGGGCAGCTACCTGCAGCAGGGCAAGTACACCATCGACAAGGCCCGGCGCATCCTCGGCTACGAACCCCGGACCAACCCTCAGCGGTTCTACCGCCGGTCGGTGGTTGCGGAGTAA
- a CDS encoding 4-hydroxy-tetrahydrodipicolinate synthase, translated as MRGSIVPVVTPFKNGSLDLDGLAGLVEWQIRSGSHGVSVQGTTGEPGSLSIEERKEVIRAAAAAVDGRVPFVPGSASTNHEESVELSRFAQANGADALLFIAPYYSRPGQEGIFRHFDALAKCVDLPVILYNIPGRTAVNIEIDTVARLKEANDNLIGVKESNKDFEHINRLLHRMGRDFLVYSGIELLCYPILAIGGAGFVSATGNLMPAEVARLYNLVQEGKWLEARELHYHMMTLNDAVFMEINPVPVKTALGMMGKISPEVRLPLAPLSEPNREKLRGILADYGLIG; from the coding sequence ATGCGCGGGTCGATCGTACCGGTGGTTACACCTTTCAAAAACGGATCGCTGGACCTGGACGGCCTGGCCGGCCTGGTCGAGTGGCAGATCCGGAGCGGGTCCCATGGCGTGTCGGTGCAGGGGACGACGGGCGAACCGGGTTCGCTGTCCATTGAAGAGCGAAAGGAAGTGATCCGCGCCGCGGCCGCGGCGGTGGACGGAAGGGTACCCTTCGTGCCGGGCAGCGCATCCACCAACCACGAGGAGTCTGTCGAGCTTTCCCGATTCGCCCAGGCGAACGGTGCTGACGCCCTGCTCTTCATCGCGCCGTACTACAGCCGGCCGGGCCAGGAGGGGATCTTCCGTCATTTCGACGCCCTTGCCAAATGCGTGGACCTGCCGGTCATCCTGTACAACATCCCCGGGCGCACGGCCGTCAACATCGAGATCGATACCGTGGCGCGTTTGAAAGAGGCCAACGACAATCTCATCGGCGTCAAGGAGTCGAACAAGGACTTCGAGCACATCAACCGGCTCCTGCACCGCATGGGCCGGGACTTTCTCGTGTACTCGGGGATCGAACTGCTCTGCTATCCCATTCTGGCCATCGGCGGGGCGGGATTCGTAAGTGCCACGGGCAACCTGATGCCGGCGGAAGTGGCGCGGCTGTACAACCTGGTCCAGGAAGGCAAGTGGCTGGAGGCGCGCGAACTCCATTACCACATGATGACGCTCAATGACGCCGTGTTCATGGAGATCAATCCCGTGCCGGTCAAGACGGCCCTGGGCATGATGGGCAAGATCAGTCCCGAGGTCAGGCTGCCCCTGGCCCCGTTGTCGGAACCGAACCGCGAGAAGCTGCGCGGGATCCTGGCGGACTACGGGCTGATCGGCTAG
- a CDS encoding creatininase family protein, protein MKGPRLPYRYDHYTWVELKEKVEDQPAVILPVGSTEDHGYHMPLDVDTFLVSSVCEGAAKLIPDEVLILPALPYGFEDHHMDFPGTITVRDDHLQDFVVDITRSVAHHGFRKILIVNGHGSNATILETASRRTVIETDAHCGTLNWWSVAQSKLWEIGDSELQSHADEIETSVYRYLNDDAIQMDKAVREVKIPVSKYYWRGWIRGKGASPLRMMDQWSRISDSGVIGDATVATVEKGEELYRAASEELAGLIQEFRALPIEPRVDRH, encoded by the coding sequence ATGAAGGGCCCACGCCTCCCCTACCGCTACGATCACTACACCTGGGTCGAACTGAAGGAGAAGGTCGAGGACCAGCCCGCCGTCATCCTGCCCGTCGGGTCCACGGAGGACCACGGCTACCACATGCCCCTGGACGTGGACACCTTCCTGGTGAGCAGCGTGTGCGAAGGCGCCGCGAAGCTGATCCCGGACGAAGTGCTGATCCTGCCGGCCCTGCCCTACGGGTTCGAGGACCACCACATGGACTTCCCCGGGACGATCACCGTGCGGGATGACCACCTGCAGGACTTCGTGGTGGACATCACCCGGAGTGTGGCCCACCACGGCTTCCGCAAGATCCTCATCGTAAACGGCCACGGTTCCAACGCCACCATCCTGGAGACGGCCTCGCGGCGGACGGTCATCGAGACGGACGCCCACTGCGGGACGCTCAACTGGTGGAGCGTGGCGCAGTCGAAACTCTGGGAGATCGGCGACTCCGAGCTCCAGTCCCACGCCGACGAGATCGAGACCTCGGTCTACCGCTACCTCAACGACGACGCGATCCAGATGGACAAGGCGGTGCGAGAGGTGAAGATCCCCGTGTCTAAGTATTACTGGCGCGGCTGGATTCGCGGCAAGGGCGCCTCGCCCCTGCGCATGATGGACCAGTGGTCCCGGATCTCCGATTCCGGCGTCATCGGCGACGCCACCGTGGCCACCGTGGAGAAAGGCGAGGAACTCTACCGCGCGGCCTCGGAGGAACTGGCCGGCCTGATCCAGGAGTTCCGCGCACTGCCCATCGAGCCCCGGGTGGACCGGCACTAG